One segment of Roseofilum casamattae BLCC-M143 DNA contains the following:
- a CDS encoding phosphoketolase family protein, translated as MVTIPLPNLAENPLSDAELNLVDAYWRACNYLAVGTIYLKDNPLLKQPLSPEQIKSRLLGHWGASPALSFSYVHLNRLINKYDLNAIFLAGPGHGAPGVLGPVYLEGTYSEIYPDKSEDEEGMGKFFKQFSFPGHIGSHCTPETPGSIHEGGELGYSLSHAYGTVYDNPDLIAAVVVGDGEAETGPLATAWHSNKFLNPIRDGAVLPILNLNGYKIANPTLLSRISARELESLFIGYGYTPYVVEGDDPAIMHQKMAKTMETCIQQIRQVQEETRRTGKAKRPRWPMIILRTPKGWTGPKEVDGHKVEGFWRAHQVPMGGMHTNPEHVRLLEEWMRSYRPEELFDENGTLVPELKALAPKGDRRMSANPNANGGLLRKDLKLPNFRDFAVDIPQPGTVEVENTRYLGYFLREIMRSNQENFRLFGPDETASNRLHPVYEVSKKAWMADFLPEDLDGSELSMDGRVMEILSEHTLQGWLEGYLLTGRHGLFHTYEAFAHVVDSMFNQHAKWLDVCKKEVPWRAPVSSLNILLSSLVWRQDHNGFSHQDPGFVDLVTNKSPDVVRVYFPPDANCLLSVADHCFRSTDYVNVIISDKQKHLQYLTMDDAIKHCTKGVGIWEWASNDRGDRQTQEPDVVMACCGDIPTMEALAATAILREELPELKVRFVNVVDLFKLMSEGEHPHGLSDRDFDSLFTKDKPVIFNFHGYPWLIHKLVYRRSNQERIHVRGYKEEGNINTPLELAINNQIDRFNLVIDVIDRVPSLGSSAAYVKEQMKNAIVEHLQHAHEQGIDCEEIVNWKWPY; from the coding sequence ATGGTAACGATTCCTCTACCCAACCTCGCCGAGAATCCCCTCTCGGACGCCGAACTGAACCTGGTTGATGCCTATTGGCGCGCCTGTAACTATCTGGCCGTAGGCACCATTTATCTCAAAGATAATCCCCTCCTGAAACAACCCCTATCCCCAGAACAGATTAAGTCTCGCCTCCTCGGTCACTGGGGCGCCTCTCCTGCCCTCAGTTTCAGCTACGTTCACCTGAACCGACTGATTAACAAATACGACCTGAATGCGATCTTTCTCGCCGGTCCCGGTCACGGTGCACCTGGCGTGTTGGGGCCGGTTTATCTGGAAGGAACCTACTCGGAAATTTATCCGGATAAAAGCGAAGACGAAGAAGGAATGGGCAAATTCTTCAAGCAATTTTCCTTCCCCGGTCATATCGGCAGTCACTGCACTCCAGAAACTCCCGGCTCGATTCACGAAGGTGGAGAACTCGGCTACAGTTTGTCTCATGCCTACGGAACCGTTTACGATAATCCCGACCTGATCGCCGCTGTTGTCGTCGGCGACGGGGAAGCGGAAACCGGTCCCCTAGCTACAGCTTGGCATTCTAATAAATTCCTCAACCCCATTCGCGACGGTGCGGTACTGCCGATCCTGAATCTGAACGGGTATAAAATTGCCAACCCGACGCTGCTTTCCCGCATTAGCGCTCGCGAACTGGAAAGCCTGTTTATCGGATATGGCTATACTCCCTATGTGGTGGAAGGCGACGACCCCGCCATCATGCACCAAAAGATGGCGAAAACCATGGAAACTTGCATTCAGCAAATCCGCCAGGTGCAAGAAGAAACCCGTCGCACCGGAAAGGCAAAACGCCCGAGATGGCCGATGATTATTTTGCGGACTCCGAAAGGATGGACGGGGCCGAAAGAGGTGGACGGCCATAAAGTGGAAGGGTTCTGGCGCGCTCACCAAGTTCCCATGGGAGGAATGCATACCAATCCAGAACACGTGCGGTTGCTGGAAGAGTGGATGCGCAGCTACCGTCCCGAGGAATTGTTTGATGAAAATGGTACGCTGGTTCCGGAGTTGAAAGCTCTGGCACCGAAAGGCGATCGCCGCATGAGCGCTAACCCCAATGCCAACGGCGGCCTCTTGCGCAAAGATCTGAAACTGCCGAACTTCCGCGACTTCGCCGTAGATATTCCGCAACCGGGAACTGTGGAAGTGGAAAACACTCGCTATCTCGGTTATTTTCTCCGGGAAATCATGCGATCGAACCAAGAGAACTTCCGCCTCTTCGGACCAGATGAAACGGCTTCTAACCGCTTGCATCCCGTGTATGAAGTGAGCAAGAAAGCCTGGATGGCGGACTTTTTACCGGAAGATTTGGATGGTAGCGAACTGTCCATGGACGGTCGCGTGATGGAAATCCTCAGCGAGCATACTTTACAAGGATGGTTGGAAGGCTATCTGCTCACCGGTCGCCACGGCTTATTCCATACCTACGAAGCCTTTGCTCACGTTGTCGATTCCATGTTCAACCAACATGCGAAATGGTTGGACGTGTGCAAGAAAGAGGTTCCCTGGCGCGCTCCGGTCTCTTCTCTCAATATTCTGCTCTCTTCTCTGGTTTGGCGCCAAGACCACAATGGTTTCAGCCACCAAGACCCCGGATTTGTCGATTTAGTCACCAATAAGAGTCCGGATGTGGTGCGGGTTTATTTCCCACCGGATGCCAACTGCTTGCTCTCGGTTGCCGACCACTGTTTCCGCAGTACGGATTACGTGAATGTGATTATCTCCGATAAGCAAAAGCATTTGCAATATCTGACCATGGATGATGCAATTAAGCATTGCACGAAAGGTGTCGGGATTTGGGAATGGGCCAGTAACGATCGCGGCGATCGCCAAACTCAAGAACCCGACGTGGTGATGGCATGTTGCGGCGATATTCCGACCATGGAAGCTTTGGCGGCAACGGCGATTTTGCGCGAAGAGCTGCCGGAGCTGAAAGTACGTTTTGTCAATGTGGTGGATCTGTTTAAACTGATGTCGGAAGGAGAGCATCCCCATGGCTTATCCGATCGCGACTTTGATAGCTTATTCACTAAAGATAAACCGGTTATCTTTAATTTCCATGGCTATCCTTGGTTGATTCATAAATTGGTCTATCGCCGCTCCAATCAAGAACGGATTCACGTCCGGGGATATAAAGAAGAGGGGAATATTAATACTCCCCTCGAGTTGGCAATTAATAACCAAATCGATCGCTTTAACCTGGTCATCGATGTTATCGATCGCGTACCCAGTCTCGGTTCGAGCGCCGCTTACGTGAAAGAACAAATGAAAAATGCGATCGTCGAACACTTGCAACATGCCCACGAACAAGGCATCGATTGTGAGGAAATTGTGAACTGGAAGTGGCCCTATTAG
- a CDS encoding SGNH/GDSL hydrolase family protein has product MGLTPVTSSLVAIVAIALSLLILLEVSLRWFFGLGKPLIYHADPDIGYLLAPSQTTRRFGNRIRINQYSMRSPNISPKPEPGTRRLLLLGDSIANGGWWTDETRILSSLISQQLDADEDNKVEVLNASANSWCARNEIAYLRKYGAFGAETIILLLNTDDLFGTAPTSIPVGRDRFYPDRYPPLGIVEAFTRFVLPYEPPAEMAKVRAEKGDRVGFNLQAIRDICDYTREHQTQLLLAMTPLKREVGEPGPRDYELKARKRLLTLAEELAIVYIDLLPLFNQEQDVENLYRDHIHLSPYGNELVCQSLCDRLKSTG; this is encoded by the coding sequence ATGGGTTTGACTCCAGTTACCTCAAGTTTAGTGGCGATCGTGGCGATCGCTCTCAGTCTTTTGATTCTCTTAGAAGTTTCCCTACGCTGGTTCTTTGGATTGGGAAAACCTTTAATTTATCATGCCGATCCAGACATCGGTTACTTGCTGGCGCCTTCCCAAACCACCCGACGCTTTGGGAACCGGATTCGGATTAACCAATATTCAATGCGCTCTCCCAATATTTCTCCAAAACCGGAACCGGGGACGCGCCGCCTGTTGCTTCTTGGAGACTCGATTGCGAATGGGGGATGGTGGACGGATGAAACGCGCATTCTGTCTAGTCTGATCTCGCAGCAACTCGATGCCGATGAGGACAACAAGGTAGAGGTGCTGAATGCTTCGGCCAACTCTTGGTGCGCGCGGAACGAAATTGCCTATTTGCGCAAATATGGCGCGTTTGGGGCAGAGACGATTATTTTACTTTTAAATACGGACGATCTATTTGGCACAGCTCCTACGTCAATTCCCGTAGGTCGCGATCGCTTTTATCCCGATCGCTATCCTCCTCTGGGCATCGTCGAAGCCTTTACCCGGTTTGTCTTGCCCTACGAACCCCCTGCGGAAATGGCTAAAGTACGTGCCGAAAAAGGCGATCGCGTTGGCTTTAATTTACAAGCCATTCGCGATATTTGCGACTATACCAGAGAACATCAGACTCAGCTTTTGCTCGCCATGACTCCTTTAAAGCGAGAAGTTGGAGAACCGGGGCCGAGAGATTACGAACTCAAGGCGAGAAAACGGCTCTTAACGCTAGCGGAAGAGCTGGCCATTGTCTATATCGATTTGTTGCCCTTGTTTAACCAAGAACAAGATGTAGAAAATTTGTATCGCGACCACATTCACCTCAGTCCTTATGGCAATGAATTGGTTTGTCAAAGCCTTTGCGATCGCCTGAAATCTACCGGTTAA
- a CDS encoding VWA domain-containing protein: MITQLTKGARFNLSQNYPDIEQFQINLGWTVDAEDYDIDGSVFMLGTDGLIPAEEYFVFYNNPRSPDLALERRTPSVKNGQSFILDLAKLDAAIAELVFVVTIHDAIANQQNFGRVRDAFIAISSTTTHEEFVRYNLTEQFTSETALEFGRLYQKDGQWRFHALGQGYDSGLQGFLDRYHQKLESAEKLPEPPVPTPVPTPVPAPVPARRQKSIELEKKLERDAPMLFDLVKKADISLAKANLTDHQARVALCLDVSGSMYSLYQSGKIQRLAEKILALGCRFDDDEAIKIFLFAGDSRDMGEMTVDNFRNFIGQAHKQYKGAGGTKYGAALQAIRRAYFPDGYAGQRQSPVTASQPVYVMFVTDGQPFDKPESERQLQWSSYEPIFWQFMAIGKSNKDVRAKRGGILGFLSGSSQFEFLESLDDLSGRYIDNADFFSVEDPAAIADEELYDLLMTEYPNWLKMARDRGLLS, from the coding sequence ATGATTACCCAATTGACTAAAGGCGCCCGGTTTAATCTTTCCCAAAACTATCCAGATATAGAACAGTTTCAGATTAACTTGGGGTGGACAGTTGATGCAGAAGACTATGATATAGATGGCTCGGTATTTATGTTGGGGACAGATGGTCTGATTCCAGCAGAAGAGTATTTTGTCTTTTACAATAATCCGCGATCGCCGGATCTCGCTCTCGAGAGAAGAACGCCATCGGTAAAGAATGGGCAGAGTTTTATTCTCGATCTGGCAAAACTAGATGCAGCAATTGCCGAGTTAGTGTTTGTGGTGACCATTCATGATGCGATCGCCAACCAGCAGAATTTTGGTCGCGTCCGCGATGCATTTATCGCAATTAGCAGTACTACCACCCATGAAGAATTCGTTCGTTACAACTTAACCGAGCAATTTACCTCAGAAACGGCGCTCGAATTCGGCCGTCTCTATCAAAAAGATGGACAGTGGCGATTTCATGCTCTCGGTCAGGGTTATGATTCTGGGCTACAAGGCTTTTTAGATCGATATCATCAGAAGCTAGAGAGCGCCGAAAAATTGCCCGAACCACCAGTGCCAACTCCAGTCCCGACCCCAGTTCCCGCTCCAGTCCCAGCTCGTCGGCAAAAATCGATTGAGTTAGAGAAAAAACTCGAACGAGACGCTCCCATGCTCTTCGATCTGGTCAAAAAAGCAGATATCTCCTTAGCGAAAGCCAATTTAACCGACCATCAAGCACGAGTAGCGTTATGTTTGGATGTTTCGGGTTCTATGTATTCCCTCTATCAGTCTGGGAAAATTCAACGATTGGCAGAAAAAATTCTGGCATTAGGATGTCGATTTGATGATGATGAAGCGATTAAAATTTTCCTGTTTGCTGGAGATTCCCGAGATATGGGAGAGATGACGGTCGATAATTTTCGCAACTTTATCGGGCAAGCTCACAAGCAATATAAAGGTGCCGGAGGTACGAAATATGGCGCCGCATTACAAGCCATTCGGCGGGCTTATTTTCCCGATGGTTATGCCGGACAACGGCAATCGCCAGTGACGGCATCGCAACCGGTTTACGTGATGTTTGTTACTGACGGTCAACCGTTTGATAAACCCGAGTCGGAACGGCAGTTGCAATGGTCGTCATATGAGCCGATATTTTGGCAGTTTATGGCGATTGGGAAATCGAATAAAGATGTGCGAGCTAAACGTGGGGGAATTTTAGGATTTTTATCGGGTAGCAGTCAATTTGAATTCTTGGAAAGTTTAGACGACTTGAGCGGACGATATATTGATAATGCTGATTTCTTTAGCGTGGAAGACCCTGCAGCGATCGCAGACGAGGAGTTATACGATCTATTAATGACAGAATACCCAAACTGGCTGAAAATGGCTCGCGATCGCGGTTTGCTGAGCTGA
- a CDS encoding bifunctional riboflavin kinase/FAD synthetase: protein MPFIASPETALKPMAIALGNFDGVHRGHQQVIQPIVERSDSLYKSVVTFSPHPQEVLTGRKRLLLTPPEEKAEYLARMGIDRLTIVPFDRAIARLSPEDFVRQILVQSLQVKVVSVGADFRFGYRRSGNAADLKAIAARFGIEAISNPLLQCQEGRISSSEIRAALEEGELTRARRLLGRPYQLQGKVVRGQQLGRTLGFPTANLQLPSSKFLPRFGVYSVRAYSSLWGDRRSIPGVTNIGCRPTANGTEPTVEVHLFDWSGNLYDRHLSIELETFLRPEQKFPSLDALKAQIQTDCTVAKAKLNIS from the coding sequence GTGCCATTCATTGCATCCCCAGAAACAGCATTGAAGCCAATGGCGATCGCCCTTGGAAACTTTGATGGAGTTCATCGAGGGCATCAACAGGTGATTCAACCCATCGTCGAGCGATCGGATAGCTTGTACAAAAGTGTAGTGACCTTTTCTCCCCATCCTCAAGAAGTCTTAACCGGACGCAAGCGCCTCTTGTTAACTCCTCCAGAAGAAAAAGCAGAATATTTAGCGCGGATGGGAATCGATCGACTCACCATAGTTCCCTTCGATCGGGCCATTGCTCGGCTCAGTCCAGAAGACTTTGTTCGTCAAATTTTAGTTCAATCCTTACAAGTGAAAGTCGTCAGCGTCGGTGCAGATTTCCGTTTTGGATATCGCCGCTCTGGAAATGCCGCAGATCTGAAAGCGATCGCCGCTCGCTTTGGTATTGAGGCGATATCCAATCCCCTCCTGCAATGCCAAGAAGGACGCATCAGCAGTTCGGAAATCCGAGCCGCTCTAGAAGAAGGAGAGCTGACGCGGGCCCGACGCCTGCTCGGCCGTCCCTACCAACTGCAAGGCAAAGTCGTCCGAGGACAGCAGCTCGGTCGCACCCTTGGGTTTCCTACGGCCAACCTACAACTGCCCTCAAGCAAATTTCTGCCTCGTTTTGGCGTTTATAGCGTACGCGCTTATAGTTCCCTATGGGGCGATCGGCGCTCCATTCCTGGAGTCACGAACATCGGCTGCCGGCCGACCGCAAACGGCACCGAGCCAACGGTTGAAGTTCACCTCTTTGACTGGTCGGGAAACTTATACGATCGCCATTTATCGATCGAACTAGAAACCTTTCTCCGTCCCGAACAAAAGTTCCCATCCCTCGATGCTCTCAAAGCTCAAATTCAAACCGACTGCACTGTGGCAAAGGCCAAATTAAACATAAGTTAA
- a CDS encoding quaternary amine ABC transporter ATP-binding protein: MSNIKIHLENLIKIYGKKPSVALQMFRDGANRETILKKTGNVLGIADVSLKINAGELFVIMGLSGSGKSTLVRCLNRLIEPTSGHIYIDGEEIVGASQQHMREVRRKKMAMVFQKFGLFPHKTVVENVAYGLKVQGIPILERREKAVDILERVGLADWRNYFPSSLSGGMQQRVGLARALATDADILLMDEAFSALDPLIRREMQDELMRLQAELHKTIVFISHDIQEALKIGDRVAIMKDGALVQVGTPEELVLNPVDDYVQAFTQDVNRAQVLKIGTLARQTQPLNLNQYSIQIALEQMQQQNVSQLYVVNEHRKPVGLLHKHRLEYALGNGNRQLSELMVDEFPQLEDSHCLEAVFNLPNPGMAIAVTKEDGEFHGVLTPKQVLLSMGSS; the protein is encoded by the coding sequence GTGAGCAATATTAAAATTCACCTCGAAAACTTAATCAAAATTTACGGTAAAAAGCCCTCTGTTGCCTTACAAATGTTTCGCGACGGAGCAAACCGAGAAACCATCCTCAAAAAAACAGGTAATGTGCTCGGTATTGCTGATGTCTCCTTAAAAATTAATGCCGGCGAACTCTTTGTAATTATGGGATTATCGGGGTCGGGCAAATCGACCTTGGTGCGCTGTTTGAACCGATTGATCGAACCAACCAGCGGGCATATCTATATCGATGGAGAAGAAATTGTTGGTGCCAGTCAACAGCATATGCGTGAAGTTCGCCGAAAAAAAATGGCGATGGTGTTCCAAAAGTTTGGCTTATTTCCCCATAAAACGGTAGTCGAAAACGTTGCCTACGGCCTCAAGGTGCAAGGAATACCAATTCTAGAGCGCCGAGAAAAAGCCGTCGATATTTTAGAGCGAGTTGGATTAGCCGACTGGCGCAATTACTTCCCCTCATCGTTAAGTGGAGGGATGCAGCAACGGGTAGGATTAGCCCGCGCTTTAGCAACCGATGCCGATATTCTCTTGATGGACGAAGCATTTAGCGCTCTCGATCCGCTCATTCGTCGCGAAATGCAAGATGAATTAATGCGCCTGCAAGCCGAGTTGCATAAAACGATCGTATTTATCAGTCACGATATTCAAGAAGCCCTAAAAATTGGCGATCGCGTTGCCATTATGAAAGACGGCGCTCTGGTGCAAGTGGGCACTCCAGAAGAGTTGGTCTTAAACCCCGTCGATGATTACGTGCAAGCCTTTACCCAAGATGTGAACCGCGCCCAAGTTCTCAAAATTGGTACCCTCGCTCGCCAAACCCAGCCCTTGAACCTGAATCAATATTCAATTCAGATTGCCCTAGAGCAAATGCAACAACAAAATGTCAGCCAGCTCTATGTTGTCAACGAACATCGCAAACCCGTGGGTTTATTGCACAAACATCGCCTCGAATATGCCCTCGGAAATGGAAATCGACAGCTTTCCGAACTCATGGTTGATGAATTTCCACAACTGGAAGATTCTCATTGCTTAGAAGCCGTATTTAATTTACCCAATCCCGGAATGGCGATCGCCGTGACCAAAGAAGATGGGGAATTTCATGGAGTGCTCACTCCCAAACAAGTCTTGCTGAGTATGGGATCGTCCTAA
- a CDS encoding ABC transporter permease — protein sequence MIDLCPPSLLSETSVWLDPFQLYTLPLGDWVSNIVDFLVDGFRPVFQAIRVPFALVLDSIRDLLLFVPPTLFLVILGLAVWQIGNAQIAIYSLVAMILVGLLGTWEEAMITLSLVICSVAFCLLIGLPIGILAARNDRFDTILRPMLDAMQTLPSFVYLVPVVMLFGIGEVPGVIVTLIFAVPPLIRLTNLGIRQVSKEVVEAAVAFGSTPNQVLWEAQIPLAMPTILAGVNQAILLALSMVVVASMISVEGLGQMVLRGIGRLDVGLATVGGVSIVLVAILLDRVTQAMGKPHKLAWDKRGPAGFFFSLVRSSNES from the coding sequence ATGATCGATCTTTGTCCTCCATCTCTATTAAGCGAAACTTCAGTATGGCTCGACCCATTTCAGCTATACACTCTGCCATTAGGCGATTGGGTCAGCAATATTGTCGATTTCCTCGTTGATGGATTTCGCCCCGTATTTCAAGCCATTCGCGTTCCCTTTGCCCTAGTTCTCGACAGCATCCGAGACCTGTTGCTATTCGTTCCGCCTACCTTATTTTTAGTCATTCTCGGATTAGCGGTGTGGCAAATTGGCAACGCTCAAATCGCGATTTATAGCCTGGTCGCCATGATCTTAGTTGGCTTACTCGGCACGTGGGAAGAAGCCATGATTACCCTATCCTTGGTGATTTGCTCCGTCGCATTTTGCCTGCTCATTGGCTTGCCCATTGGCATTTTAGCCGCGCGTAACGATCGGTTCGATACCATTTTGCGTCCCATGTTGGATGCCATGCAAACCCTCCCGTCCTTCGTCTATCTGGTTCCGGTGGTCATGCTCTTCGGCATTGGGGAAGTTCCCGGCGTCATTGTTACCTTGATTTTTGCCGTTCCTCCGTTGATTCGACTGACAAATCTGGGCATTCGCCAAGTCTCGAAAGAAGTGGTTGAAGCTGCAGTTGCATTTGGTTCGACTCCCAATCAGGTCTTGTGGGAAGCCCAAATTCCCCTCGCCATGCCCACCATTCTCGCTGGGGTCAACCAAGCTATCCTACTGGCCTTATCCATGGTTGTTGTTGCGTCCATGATTTCAGTCGAAGGCTTGGGTCAAATGGTGTTGCGCGGTATCGGTCGTTTGGATGTTGGCTTAGCCACCGTCGGTGGGGTGAGCATCGTCCTCGTCGCCATTCTCCTCGACCGGGTAACTCAAGCTATGGGCAAACCGCACAAGTTAGCCTGGGACAAGCGCGGCCCCGCAGGTTTCTTCTTTTCTTTGGTGCGATCGAGCAATGAATCATAG
- a CDS encoding EF-hand domain-containing protein — protein sequence MSAEDFLSSTFWVSKMKTYFQVMDTNQNGFLSRSEYAEIAERLIQNQSDRSKDDDIRAVFCSLFNNFVAGGNEVDDDAQIGYEEFLGNAAKAVASMQSSREAGRRKNEVFFDFVDTDGSGEISREEYRQYLAVYSGGEDADRADRAFDSIDTDGNNTITRDEFINGHMHYWFEATSDPSYSPFPYGPLADS from the coding sequence ATGTCTGCAGAAGATTTTTTGTCATCTACGTTTTGGGTGAGTAAGATGAAGACCTACTTCCAGGTCATGGATACAAACCAAAATGGGTTTTTATCTCGCTCTGAATACGCGGAGATTGCCGAGCGGTTGATTCAAAATCAAAGCGATCGCTCGAAAGACGACGACATTCGTGCGGTGTTTTGCTCCTTGTTTAACAACTTTGTTGCTGGAGGAAATGAGGTTGATGATGATGCCCAGATTGGTTACGAAGAGTTCCTAGGCAATGCGGCGAAGGCGGTTGCGTCCATGCAATCTTCTCGCGAAGCGGGTCGGCGCAAGAATGAAGTGTTCTTTGATTTCGTCGATACTGATGGCTCTGGAGAAATCTCTCGCGAGGAATACCGACAGTATCTGGCTGTATACTCTGGAGGAGAGGACGCCGACCGTGCCGATCGCGCCTTCGACAGCATCGACACTGATGGCAATAACACCATTACCCGTGATGAGTTTATTAACGGTCATATGCACTACTGGTTTGAAGCGACTAGCGATCCCAGCTATTCTCCATTTCCCTACGGGCCGCTGGCAGATTCATAA
- the pyrH gene encoding UMP kinase yields the protein MGKGYQRILLKLSGEALMGNLAYGIDPAIVQSIAQEVAKLVASGVQVAIVVGGGNIFRGVKGAAAGMERATADYIGMIATVMNAMTLQDALEQMEVPTRVQTAIAMQEVAEPYIRRRAMRHLEKGRVVIFGAGSGNPFFTTDTTAALRAAEINAEVIFKATKVDGVYDSDPHQNPEAKRFESLTYQHVLANELQVMDSTAIALCKDNNIPIVVFNLSVQGNIRRAVMGESVGTVVGGSCAIK from the coding sequence ATGGGTAAAGGTTATCAGCGCATATTACTGAAACTGAGTGGCGAGGCCTTAATGGGAAACCTGGCCTATGGTATCGATCCCGCGATCGTACAAAGTATTGCCCAAGAAGTTGCCAAACTTGTCGCTAGTGGAGTACAGGTAGCAATTGTAGTGGGTGGCGGTAATATTTTTCGTGGAGTTAAAGGGGCTGCGGCTGGAATGGAGAGGGCAACGGCGGACTATATTGGGATGATTGCAACAGTGATGAATGCCATGACTCTGCAAGATGCCTTAGAACAAATGGAGGTTCCAACGCGGGTACAAACGGCGATCGCCATGCAAGAAGTGGCAGAGCCGTATATTCGTCGTCGCGCCATGCGCCATCTGGAAAAAGGACGAGTCGTCATCTTTGGTGCGGGTTCGGGAAACCCTTTTTTCACCACAGATACTACGGCTGCCTTGCGAGCGGCAGAAATTAATGCGGAAGTAATCTTTAAAGCAACTAAAGTGGATGGGGTCTACGATAGCGATCCGCACCAGAACCCAGAGGCCAAACGGTTTGAGAGCTTAACGTACCAGCACGTGCTCGCCAACGAATTACAAGTGATGGATAGTACGGCGATCGCTTTATGCAAAGATAATAATATTCCCATTGTGGTGTTTAACCTTTCGGTGCAAGGAAATATCCGTCGTGCCGTTATGGGAGAATCAGTTGGAACGGTTGTAGGAGGTTCCTGTGCAATTAAGTGA
- the frr gene encoding ribosome recycling factor, translated as MQLSDIEELMQKAVEATRHSFNTIRTGRANSALLDRVTVEYYGTPTPLKSLAGISTPDASTIAIQPYDKSVLNQIEKAISLSDVGLTPNNDGSVIRLNIPPLTEERRKDLVKQVAKLAEEGKVSIRNNRRQGVEDARKQEKSGDLTEDQSRDFQDQVQKLTDKYISKVDELLAEKEKDITTV; from the coding sequence GTGCAATTAAGTGATATTGAAGAGTTAATGCAAAAAGCTGTTGAAGCGACGCGACACTCATTTAATACAATTCGGACAGGGCGAGCTAACTCGGCTTTGTTGGATCGGGTGACGGTTGAATATTATGGTACGCCGACTCCACTGAAGTCATTAGCGGGTATTAGTACGCCCGACGCCAGTACGATCGCGATTCAACCTTACGATAAATCGGTGTTGAATCAAATTGAAAAGGCCATTTCGCTCTCGGATGTGGGGTTAACTCCGAATAATGATGGCAGCGTCATCCGGCTCAATATTCCGCCTTTGACTGAGGAGCGTCGTAAAGATCTGGTGAAACAGGTGGCCAAACTCGCGGAAGAGGGTAAAGTATCGATTCGCAATAACCGTCGTCAAGGTGTTGAGGATGCGCGCAAACAAGAAAAAAGCGGCGACCTCACTGAGGATCAATCGCGAGATTTCCAAGACCAAGTGCAAAAGCTTACCGATAAGTATATTAGTAAGGTGGACGAGTTGTTAGCGGAAAAAGAGAAGGATATTACGACGGTATAG